A region of the Streptomyces sp. NBC_00442 genome:
GGTTCGAATCCCGTTGGGGGCACGCACAATCCTGTGCGAGACTTGGTCTCGCGCAAGCTTGGTCCTGTGGAGCAGTTTGGAGTGCTCGCCACCCTGTCAAGGTGGAGGCCGCGGGTTCAAATCCCGTCAGGACCGCTGCGATTCACTTCGGTGGATCGCGTGGCTGGGTAGCTCAGTTGGTACGAGCGATCGCCTGAAAAGCGATAGGTCGCCGGTTCGACCCCGGCCCCAGCCACCAGAGAAAGCCCCGACCTTCCCGGTCGGGGCTTTCGTCGTACCCGGCGCGAACGCGGCCCGGGGCGGAGCCCCAGGGGTTGGGGCTCCGGGGCGAGGGGTCAGGGGTCAGGTGTCCTCCGGTTCGCGGGCTCGTGCCCGCCACCCCCGTACGCCCAGCGTGACCGCGGCCGCCGCCGCGACGGCCGTCAGCAGCGCCCAGTTCGGGACCGCGTCGCCGAGCCCCCGCGTCCACTCCTCCACCGCGTACGAGTCGTCCACGTTCAGCAGTCCGGGCAGGGCCGTCGCTCCGTCGTACGCCAGGAACAGGGCGCCGAGCGCGATGAAGAACAGGCCCGACAGGCAGGAGGTGGTGTGGAGTTCGAGGCGGCCCAGCTTCACCACCCTGCCGCGCAGCCACCCCCGGCCGCCCAGTTCGAAGCGCTCCCACAGCAGGGCGAGCAGGAACAGCGGGACCGCCATGCCCAGCGCGTACACCGCCAGCAGCAGGCCGCCGTAGACCGGGCTGCCGCTCACCGCCGCCACCGTCAGGACGCTGCCCAGGATCGGGCCCGCGCAGAACCCCGCCAGGCCGTAGACCGCGCCGAGGGCGTAGACGGAGAGCGCCGTCGTGGGGCGGATCCGCCCCGAAAGCTCCGTCATGCGGCGGCTCGCGAATCCCATGCCGAGGATCTGGGCGACGCCGAGCGCGATGATCAGCCAGCCGCCGAAGAGCACCAGCTGGTCCCGGTGGCCGTAAAAGAGGCGGCCCGCGTACGAGCCCGCGGCGCCCAGCGGCACCAGGGTGGTGGCCAGACCCGCGTAGAAGATGCCGGTGCGGGCGAGCAGCTTGGTGCGGCCGGCGATCGAGTACGCGAAGAACGCGGGCAACAGCAGCGCGCTGCACGGGCTGAGCAGCGCGAGCAGGCCGCCCAGGAACGCCGCGAGGTAGCCGATGTTCGCGGTCACTTCTTCCCCGTCCCGCCCGCCGGCCCGGCCGCCGCCGCCGCCGCGTCGATGGTCCGCGCGAACGCGTCCATCGGCTGGGCGCCCGCGATCGGGGTGCCGTTGATGAGGAAGGAGGGGGTCGAGGTCGCGCCGAGCCCGTACGCCTCCTCCTGGTCCTTCTTCACCGCCGCCTTCGCCGCGTCGCTGTCGAGGTCCGCCGCGAAGCGCGACGCGTCCGGCACCCCGGCCTCCTCGGCCAGCGCCTTGAGGCGGTCACCGCCGAACCCCTTCTCCTTGGAGCCCTGCGCGTACGCCGCCGCGTGGAACTGCCGGAACCTGCCCTGCTGCCCGGCGGCCCACGCCCCGCGCGCGGCCGCCTCCGACTCGGCGCCGAAGATCGGGAAGTTGCGCCACTCGATGCGCAGGGTGCCCTTGTCGACGTACTTCTTCACCAGCGCGGGTTCGGTGTCACGGGCGAACTTCCCGCAGTACGAGCACTTGAAGTCGGCGTACTCGATCATCACGACCGGCGCGTCCGGGCGGCCCTGGGCGAGCGGGTCCTTGGCGTCGCGCCGGGCGAGCCCGGCCAGTTCGGGGTA
Encoded here:
- a CDS encoding DsbA family protein, with amino-acid sequence MPKNTKPAAQSGAKATAKSGAAAEPGAPAKSRKPFLIGAAVLVAAGVLGMASYRATSPDAKPTVNDAASTSAPTAGGYPELAGLARRDAKDPLAQGRPDAPVVMIEYADFKCSYCGKFARDTEPALVKKYVDKGTLRIEWRNFPIFGAESEAAARGAWAAGQQGRFRQFHAAAYAQGSKEKGFGGDRLKALAEEAGVPDASRFAADLDSDAAKAAVKKDQEEAYGLGATSTPSFLINGTPIAGAQPMDAFARTIDAAAAAAGPAGGTGKK
- a CDS encoding cytochrome c biogenesis CcdA family protein, giving the protein MTANIGYLAAFLGGLLALLSPCSALLLPAFFAYSIAGRTKLLARTGIFYAGLATTLVPLGAAGSYAGRLFYGHRDQLVLFGGWLIIALGVAQILGMGFASRRMTELSGRIRPTTALSVYALGAVYGLAGFCAGPILGSVLTVAAVSGSPVYGGLLLAVYALGMAVPLFLLALLWERFELGGRGWLRGRVVKLGRLELHTTSCLSGLFFIALGALFLAYDGATALPGLLNVDDSYAVEEWTRGLGDAVPNWALLTAVAAAAAVTLGVRGWRARAREPEDT